The genomic stretch TTGGAAACGGTTCAGTCAGCTTCTCAGGAGGGAAAAAGACCAGCGCCAACCAGGGCAAAAGCAGTGGCATCAGGACAAAGCGTCGCAGAACAACGCACGCCGCGATTCCAACAACGAAAACGACAAGGCAGAGCTCTGGGGGAAGGAACATCAGGCTTTCAACCTCAAGCCCAAAGCGCTCGTCAAACATGGAAAAAGGAGAAATGTGGCCAGTAACCACAGCCGGAGCGATGCCAAGTGCGATGGCAACCCACAGGGTGTAGCTGGCACCGCGCCTGGTCATTGAGTGAATTCCTTCTCGCCAAAGGAGTAATTGGAAGTGTAGTCCAGTTTGCTGCCGGCGCCCGACGCACCAAAGGAGTATCTCCGGCTCCAGATCGCACCGTATTGAAGCAGAGAGGTTCCTGCCAACGGCTCTTCAACAGTGCCTTTGTGCACTATGCACAATATCTGGCGGACTGCGCCGCAAGATTCGACCCGATAAGCCTCCATGGCACAAACGTTGCCAACTCCCTTGGTGTTACCCAAGACACGGAGACATCGTCATGACCACTGAACCTACACCCAAAGAACAGGATTATCCCTTAAGCCCGGTTCCCATGGATCAGCGCAAAAGCGTCTGGTCCATGGGGTTGGTGCTCCTCGGCTTTACTTTCTTTACCGCCACCATGTGGGCCGGTGGCAGCGTTGGTGTTGCCTTCGACTTTTCCACAATGTTGATGGTTCTGGCGGTCGGCAATCTGCTGCTGGGGCTGTACGCAGCAGGACTGGGTTATATCGCCGCGAAGACTGGCCTGAACACAGCCCTGATGAGCCGGTTCACCTTTGGCGAGCTGGGCAGCAAGCTGTCCGACTTTATTCTGGGTTTCACCCAGATTGGCTGGTACGCCTGGGGCACGGCCACTATGGCAATTCTGCTGGTCAAACTCACCGGGATGCCGGAAGGGATGACAACACCGCTGATGGTGCTGTTCGGGTTCGCCTTCTGTGTTACTGCGTTTATCGGTTACCAAGGACTGGAGTGGCTATCGAGGGTTGCCGTCCCCGCCATGATTATTCTGGTCGCCGTCAGTATGTCCATCGCCACATCCGATGCCGGCGGCCTTTCCGGGCTGCTGGCTATTACCCCGACCAATGAGATGAGCGTTGCAGCTGCAATCACGCTGGTCTTCGGCACCTTTGTCAGTGGCGGCACCCAGGCCACCAACTGGACCCGCTTCGCGAAATCCGGCAAAACCGCTGTGATCGCCACATTGCTTGCGTTCTTCCTTGGCAACGGTCTGATGACCCTGATCGGCGCCTTAGGTGCCCTCGTTTACCAGCAAGCCGACATCGTCGACATCATGGTCGCCCAGGGCCTCGCCACACTCGGTATCCTGATGCTGTTCCTGAATCTCTGGACCACCCAGGACAACACGGTTTACAACTTTGCGGTCGCGGGCTGCAACCTGATCCGTACCCGCCGCCGCAAGTCGGTGACCATTGCTGGTGCCGCGATCGGAACAGTTCTGGCGGTACTGGGCATGTACGAATGGCTGATCCCGTTCCTTGTTCTGCTTGGCACCTTTATCCCGCCGATCGGTGGCGTCATCATGGCAAGCTACTTTGTCGGCTATAAACGCCAGTATCCGGACCTGACCACGGTTACGCTGCCAGCCTTCAACTTCCCTGGGCTCGCGGCCTACGCCATTGGCTCCGCAGCCGCCTATACTTCTCCCTGGATTGCGCCCATTGTGGGTGTTCTCGTCGCGGCCCTGAGCTACAGCATCATTCTGGTTGTCAGCGAAGCGGTCCGTGAGCGTAAAGCCCAGGTGATGGGAGCGATCTGAGTGACCCTGCGATGCCGGAACGTGCCACACCTCCCCGGCCTGGATGCCATTCGGCTCCGGGGCGGGGAGTCCGCCGGAGATAACCCGGTACGCTGGCCCTATGTAGCGGAAAACCGCTCGTTCAAAAGCTGGGTCAAAGGTGGCGAACTGGTATTTGTTACCGGCATCAGCCGGCATCGCAGCCCCCAGAATCTGGCGGAATGCCTGTATGAGGGTAAGGAATGCAATGTCTCCGGACTCGTTGTCCTGACCGGAGATGCTTACATCGGTCAACTACCGAACACGTTATGCCGGCTGGCCGACGAGCTTGCGATACCTCTGTTCGAACAGCCCTATTCTCTGCCCATGGTGGAAGTCACGGAAGCCATCGGCAGGGCCATTGTCTGGTCCGAACACACATCGGTCGAGCAGATGGACCATAACCTTCTAGCCGATTCTGCCGACTTGCTCGATGCCTGGATCGCCTGCCGGGGCAACCAGAGTGCTATGGCAGAAGCATTAGGCTGCCACAGAAACACAATACGCAACCGAATGAACCAGCTCAGTGAATCAATGCCTGGCCAGGGCACCCCGACAGAACAATTCAGAACACTGTTACTGGCACACCTGCTACTGAAACCATAGATGCGGGTTAGCCACTGACCGGAGATAAAATGACTAAACCATTGAATGCAATAGCGAACGCACGTCTACAGGGCCGGGATGGGCTATTCCGGCTTGAGATCAGCAACGGACGCTTTTCAGGTATCACCGCCCAAGCCGAAAATACCACCGCCAATGAAGGCGAGCTGGATGCCGGAGGAAATCTGGTCACCGCCCCTTTCGTGGAGCCACACATCCATCTCGACGCCGCGATGACCGCCGGGGAGCCGCGCTGGAACAAGAGCGGCACCCTGTTTGAAGGCATTGAATGCTGGTCCGAGCGCAAGAAAACCCTGAGCCACGACGATGTGATCAGTCGCGCCAGCCAGACGCTGAAGCTCTTTGCCGCCCATGGCATCCAGTACGTGCGTACCCACGTGGATGTGACCGATCCGAACCTGACTGCCCTCAAGGCCATGCTTGAGGTTCGCGAACAGACCGCATCCTTCGTTGACCTGCAGATCGTCGCGTTTCCCCAGGAGGGCATCTGGTCTTTCAAAAACGGGCGTGAGCTCATGGAGGAAGCCGTGCGTCTCGGCGCTGATGTGGTGGGTGGCATTCCCCACTTCGAGTTTACCCGGGATTACGGTGCAGAGTCGGTTCGCTGGCTGATGGAGCTTGCCCATAAAAACGACCGACTGGTGGATGTTCACTGCGACGAAATTGATGACCCGGAATCCCGGTTCCTCGAAGTTCTGGCCGCCGAGGCCCTGAGACTCGACTACGGTTCCAGGGTATCCGCCAGCCATACCTGTGCCATGGGCTCCTATAACGATGCCTACTGCAGCCGCCTGTTTCGATTGCTGAAAAAGTCAGGCCTGCGCTTTCTTTCCATGCCCACTGAAAGCCTGCATTTGCAGGGCCGATTCGACAGCTATCCCAAACGCCGTGGCATCACCCGGGTCCCCGAGCTGCTTGATGCCGGACTGAAAGTCGCCTTTGGCCAGGACTCAATTCGCGACCCCTGGTATCCAATGGGCAATGGCAACATGCTCCGGACCCTTGATGTCGGCCTGCACGCCTGCCATATGCTGGGCATGAGCTGGATCGACCGTTCACTGGAGCTGATCACCGAGAATGGCGCGGCTGCGCTTGACCTTGATGAGTATGGCCTTGACGAAGGGATGCCAGCACGATGTGTGGTTCTTCAGGGGGCCACGCCCTATGAAGTGCTACTCGGGCAGCGACCGGTGCTGGCGTCTGTAAGGGACGGGCAGGTGTTGGTCCGGCGGGAGGCCTGCCATCCGGGAACCGGCCTGATGCTTTAAGAGCAGTGTGCGGCTCAGAATAAAAGCGTGAGGCCGCCGGTCACCACGGCGAACAGCACGGATAAACCAATCACGGTCCGCCAGGGGAAAGGCGGAGGCGGAGGTTCAATCGCCAACTCCTTTTCTAGGTAGTTACGAAGCAGACGGGTGTTGCGGGTGTTAGCTTTGTAAACCGCGTCGAAGGCATCGCCTACCACTGGCAACAGCCCGCCGAGAAAGTCGATGCCCATATTCTGCAACATGCGCATCTTCACCGCCTTGGTGGCTCCCGCTCGCTGCGCTTCCACCAGTACGTATCCGGCCAGGACCAGGCCCACGGCGTCCCCCACCACGGGCAGCAGGCCAATCACGGCCTCCGCGCCAATCCGTACATTGGTGAACGGAATAGCGATGTTGCTATCGGTAAAGCGGCTGAACTTATCCAGCCGTGCCAGAATGGCCCGTTGCCGGGCTTCGGATGGTTTCGGCATTCTCTCTCCAACGAAGGCGCTCACTCAGGCTTTGCGCTGATTTCTTCGAATGCCTGAACCAGGGTGTCGGGTTCCTGGGCGCCGGAGATCAGGTATTTACCGTTCACGATGAAGGCCGGCACCGCAGAAACACCGGCCTGTTGATAGGTTGCTTCATCTTCGCGTACCACGTTGGCGAATTCATCGGAATCCAGAATCTGCTTTGCCCTCCCGCGGTCCAGCCCCAGGCTCTCGACACAGGCCAGCAACACGTCCTGGTCTGAAACGTCTTCCGCCTTTCCAAAGTAAGCCTCGAAGAGCGCCTGCTTCATCTCCGTCTGCTTGCCCTGCTCAGCCGCCCACTTCACCAGCCGATGGGCGTCGAAGGTATTGCAGGTGAAGCGCTCCTGCATTTTCTCAAAGTTGAGGCCCAGATCTTTCGCGATCGTCATCATCTGATCCTGGGTCGCGCGCATTTCCTGCTCACTTCGACCGTACTTGCGGGCCAGGGCCGGCAGGATGGGCTCGCCCGTGCCAGAGTGGTCCGGGTTCAGTTCAAACGCGTGCCATTGCAGGCCGAATTCATACTCCGACGCCAACTGTTTCATAGCCTGTTCCAGGCGGGCATAACCAATCGCGCACCATGGGCAGGCGATGTCGGAAACAATGTCTATGCTGATCGTTTTCATGGGGTATCCCGTTAATTGCGTTTAGACACGATACTGCCAGCCTAACACGGAGACAGATCAGCCATCTCCCGCCAGATGTTCCCGGATCAGCTCTGCCATCTGCCGGGCCGGTTCAGTCGGACGGCCCGACGGCCGATGCAGTGCCATCTCGATGGATTGCAGGGCCGGCATACCGCTTCGTTCGTCCAGAACCCGCAGCTGGGGTGTGAGCATATCGCGGGTTACGGGCACCACCGCCAATCCGGCCACGACAACGGGCATCAATCCTGTCATCGACTGGCTTGAGTAGGCCAGGCGCCATTGCCGACCCGCAGAAAACAGCGCCTGTTCTGCCACCTCTCTGAACACATCAGCGCCCGGCGAGTAAAGCGCGAGAGGAATGGGATCTGTCAGGGACGGTTGTTTCTCGGCGCCAACCGCCCACACCAATGGCTCCCGGCGAATCACTTCGCCCCCGGGAGAGCGGGTCTGACGGGTCACAACCGCCAGGTCCAGCTCACCAGCCTGCACCTGCTCCAGCAGCCTGACGCTTGATCCGCAGATAACCTGCAGCTGAACCGCCGGGAACAGCTGGCTGAAATGGGAGAGAACGGAGGTCAGCAGAAACGCATAGTCTTCCGGGATACCCAGGCTCAGCTGCCCCGATACCTGCCGCTGCCTTAGCGAATCCAGTGCCTCGTTGTTAAGGGCCAGCATCTTCCGGGCGTAACCGATCAGTTGCTCGCCCTCCGCGGTAAACCGAATACGCCGGCCCTCTCGCTCGTGAAGGGACACCTCCAACAGGGCTTCCAGGCGATGCAACTGCATGCTGACAGTTGACTGGGTATAGGCAAGCCGGTCAGCCGCCGCGGTTACCGTTCCCGTGTCGGCAATGGCCACCAGTGTTTGCAGCACGTTCAGATCCAGAATACGGGGACGCAATTCATCAACTCTTGTGATGCTTTTAATCACTAAACGTTGTTTTTGTGATATCTCAAGCGAGTATATCCTCCCGCTGTCAGATCACAACACACCAGCTAAAGGAGGACTGCCCATGAGGATTGTCAACGCGCCCATACGTCTGCCCAACATCCTGAGCATCATCGCGGCTCTGGTTGCCGTCGTTCTGTGGGCTGTTGCCCCTTTGCTGGTCGATGCAGCGCGTTCCATCCCGCCCTTCCAGCTTACGACCATCGCCCTGATCAGTGGCGCACTGGCCGTGCTGCCCATGAGTTTCCGGGGCCGCGAAGCGCGTAAATCTGTGAAAGTGTCCTGGCAATGGAAGCTGGTGATTTTCGGTCTTGTGCCTTTGCTGGTTCTGGGGGCGGTCGGCGCCTACCTGGCCGGGCTTGGCATGGCACCCACCGCAGAGGCGTCATTGATCACCTATACCTGGCCGGTCATGTTCATCCTTATCAGCCAGTGGGCCTTCCATCGGCGGATCGCCCTCCCGGTTATTGCGGGGGCACTGATTGCCTTTTCCGGCGCGGCTTTGCTGCTGGGCCCGGAGGCCCTGAATAATGGTTTTTCAGGCAACCTGACCGGTTACGGGCTGGCCCTTCTGGCTGGGGGTTGCTGGGCTCTTTACTCCTGGATCTGCCAGGCAACACCCGTAGCGATCGCTCCTGTAATGCCAGGCCTGTTCCTTCTGGCTGGCGCCGGAGCCGCAGCCGCAGATACCGTTTCCGGCTCCGCCCATGTGCTGCCTTCAGGAACCGCGCTCGCCGCTGGTGTCGCCCTGGGTCTGGGTCCATATGGCCTGGCCATGGTGGCCTGGGATCTGGCATTGAGGAAAGGCCCTACCGCACTGGTGGGCAGCCTGGCCTATGCGGTA from Marinobacter adhaerens HP15 encodes the following:
- the codB gene encoding cytosine permease, translating into MTTEPTPKEQDYPLSPVPMDQRKSVWSMGLVLLGFTFFTATMWAGGSVGVAFDFSTMLMVLAVGNLLLGLYAAGLGYIAAKTGLNTALMSRFTFGELGSKLSDFILGFTQIGWYAWGTATMAILLVKLTGMPEGMTTPLMVLFGFAFCVTAFIGYQGLEWLSRVAVPAMIILVAVSMSIATSDAGGLSGLLAITPTNEMSVAAAITLVFGTFVSGGTQATNWTRFAKSGKTAVIATLLAFFLGNGLMTLIGALGALVYQQADIVDIMVAQGLATLGILMLFLNLWTTQDNTVYNFAVAGCNLIRTRRRKSVTIAGAAIGTVLAVLGMYEWLIPFLVLLGTFIPPIGGVIMASYFVGYKRQYPDLTTVTLPAFNFPGLAAYAIGSAAAYTSPWIAPIVGVLVAALSYSIILVVSEAVRERKAQVMGAI
- a CDS encoding PucR family transcriptional regulator, whose amino-acid sequence is MTLRCRNVPHLPGLDAIRLRGGESAGDNPVRWPYVAENRSFKSWVKGGELVFVTGISRHRSPQNLAECLYEGKECNVSGLVVLTGDAYIGQLPNTLCRLADELAIPLFEQPYSLPMVEVTEAIGRAIVWSEHTSVEQMDHNLLADSADLLDAWIACRGNQSAMAEALGCHRNTIRNRMNQLSESMPGQGTPTEQFRTLLLAHLLLKP
- the codA gene encoding cytosine deaminase, with amino-acid sequence MTKPLNAIANARLQGRDGLFRLEISNGRFSGITAQAENTTANEGELDAGGNLVTAPFVEPHIHLDAAMTAGEPRWNKSGTLFEGIECWSERKKTLSHDDVISRASQTLKLFAAHGIQYVRTHVDVTDPNLTALKAMLEVREQTASFVDLQIVAFPQEGIWSFKNGRELMEEAVRLGADVVGGIPHFEFTRDYGAESVRWLMELAHKNDRLVDVHCDEIDDPESRFLEVLAAEALRLDYGSRVSASHTCAMGSYNDAYCSRLFRLLKKSGLRFLSMPTESLHLQGRFDSYPKRRGITRVPELLDAGLKVAFGQDSIRDPWYPMGNGNMLRTLDVGLHACHMLGMSWIDRSLELITENGAAALDLDEYGLDEGMPARCVVLQGATPYEVLLGQRPVLASVRDGQVLVRREACHPGTGLML
- a CDS encoding DUF4112 domain-containing protein, yielding MPKPSEARQRAILARLDKFSRFTDSNIAIPFTNVRIGAEAVIGLLPVVGDAVGLVLAGYVLVEAQRAGATKAVKMRMLQNMGIDFLGGLLPVVGDAFDAVYKANTRNTRLLRNYLEKELAIEPPPPPFPWRTVIGLSVLFAVVTGGLTLLF
- a CDS encoding DsbA family oxidoreductase; translation: MKTISIDIVSDIACPWCAIGYARLEQAMKQLASEYEFGLQWHAFELNPDHSGTGEPILPALARKYGRSEQEMRATQDQMMTIAKDLGLNFEKMQERFTCNTFDAHRLVKWAAEQGKQTEMKQALFEAYFGKAEDVSDQDVLLACVESLGLDRGRAKQILDSDEFANVVREDEATYQQAGVSAVPAFIVNGKYLISGAQEPDTLVQAFEEISAKPE
- a CDS encoding LysR substrate-binding domain-containing protein, translated to MRPRILDLNVLQTLVAIADTGTVTAAADRLAYTQSTVSMQLHRLEALLEVSLHEREGRRIRFTAEGEQLIGYARKMLALNNEALDSLRQRQVSGQLSLGIPEDYAFLLTSVLSHFSQLFPAVQLQVICGSSVRLLEQVQAGELDLAVVTRQTRSPGGEVIRREPLVWAVGAEKQPSLTDPIPLALYSPGADVFREVAEQALFSAGRQWRLAYSSQSMTGLMPVVVAGLAVVPVTRDMLTPQLRVLDERSGMPALQSIEMALHRPSGRPTEPARQMAELIREHLAGDG
- a CDS encoding DMT family transporter — translated: MRIVNAPIRLPNILSIIAALVAVVLWAVAPLLVDAARSIPPFQLTTIALISGALAVLPMSFRGREARKSVKVSWQWKLVIFGLVPLLVLGAVGAYLAGLGMAPTAEASLITYTWPVMFILISQWAFHRRIALPVIAGALIAFSGAALLLGPEALNNGFSGNLTGYGLALLAGGCWALYSWICQATPVAIAPVMPGLFLLAGAGAAAADTVSGSAHVLPSGTALAAGVALGLGPYGLAMVAWDLALRKGPTALVGSLAYAVPVLAALFLVLAGIAAPDWRLPLAAMLVVLGSLVAASRRRA